In the genome of Xanthocytophaga agilis, one region contains:
- a CDS encoding Na+/H+ antiporter — translation MENYSVVLFILALMIGLSAIADKIKLPYPILLIVAGIAIGFIPTLPEIELDPEIIFLLFLPPLLYDAAFNIHFSEFKTHLNTISTLAISLVFLTASGIAVVAYYLIPDMTWSLAFVLGAILSATDAVAAISITKGLGLSSKTNTILEGESLVNDASALVAYRFAVASVTGATFVFWKASLEFFILMAGGLLVGFVMGKLLAFILKRVHQNMLVTISFMLLMPFVTYLIAEELHVSGVIAVVILGLGISRFSNKVFPQDLKQQSKNIWDIIIFLLNGLIFIFIGLQFPYVIKSIEKSQIWIYIGYAFVITIITLLLRMARVFMQQRHLSKAFLYKKWRITEQALLDFSTSLIISWSGMRGIVSLAIAIGLPLTLQDGSPFPLRNPIIFISVGVVLFTLIGQGLTLPWLVKWVLRKDSTKAEKTIS, via the coding sequence ATGGAAAACTACAGTGTAGTCCTGTTCATTCTGGCATTAATGATTGGGCTTTCTGCCATAGCAGACAAAATAAAACTCCCCTATCCTATTTTATTAATTGTAGCAGGAATTGCTATTGGCTTCATTCCTACCCTACCCGAAATAGAGTTAGACCCTGAGATTATTTTCCTGTTGTTTCTGCCTCCATTACTATATGATGCCGCCTTTAACATCCATTTTTCGGAGTTTAAGACACATCTGAATACCATCAGCACTTTAGCTATTTCACTGGTATTTCTGACAGCGTCAGGTATTGCGGTTGTTGCCTATTACCTCATTCCGGACATGACATGGTCTCTGGCCTTTGTATTGGGTGCTATTCTGTCCGCAACAGATGCCGTAGCTGCTATCAGTATTACCAAAGGCTTGGGGCTGTCATCCAAGACCAACACCATTCTGGAAGGGGAAAGCCTGGTCAATGATGCCTCTGCGCTTGTTGCCTATCGTTTTGCTGTAGCATCTGTAACCGGAGCTACCTTTGTTTTCTGGAAAGCTTCACTGGAATTCTTTATCTTAATGGCAGGTGGATTACTGGTAGGTTTTGTTATGGGAAAACTATTAGCGTTTATTTTAAAACGGGTACATCAAAATATGCTGGTAACAATCAGCTTTATGTTGCTGATGCCTTTTGTTACCTACCTTATTGCAGAAGAGTTACATGTCTCAGGAGTGATTGCAGTGGTAATTCTAGGGTTGGGTATATCCCGGTTTAGTAATAAGGTATTTCCTCAAGACCTAAAACAACAGTCCAAGAATATCTGGGATATCATTATCTTTTTGCTCAATGGACTTATCTTTATATTTATTGGCTTACAATTTCCATATGTAATTAAAAGTATAGAAAAGAGCCAGATATGGATTTACATAGGCTATGCGTTTGTAATTACTATTATCACACTACTCTTACGAATGGCGAGAGTGTTTATGCAGCAACGACACCTGAGTAAAGCTTTTCTTTACAAAAAATGGAGAATTACTGAACAAGCATTGCTTGATTTCAGTACCAGTCTTATCATTAGCTGGTCAGGAATGCGAGGAATTGTTTCGCTGGCAATTGCCATTGGATTGCCTTTAACGCTTCAGGACGGGAGTCCGTTTCCATTACGCAATCCTATTATCTTTATTTCTGTAGGAGTGGTTTTGTTTACACTTATCGGACAGGGACTTACTTTGCCCTGGCTTGTGAAGTGGGTATTACGAAAAGACTCTACCAAAGCAGAAAAAACTATCAGTTAA
- a CDS encoding amylo-alpha-1,6-glucosidase, with translation MITDKNQTQSSDEDKYYITAESVNLDDRTQVLNHCETFGIFNRSGDIVGQGDAVQGIYHRDTRYINRLGLKINNLKPIVLSSNVKEENEILSVDLTNPEMVSIDGDTMHHGTIHIGRSQLIRYGVFYEKIEIENYNAQVCRIDLSIELGSDFKDIFEVRGLRRQERGLLYGYEYPDNRSLRMSYQGLDDILRRVDIAFSDAYDKISGFEKGEVTFQFLLHPKKKVSLHYSITFEAGNEHTEKKDFNEALKQVEPDLIKTKAYFPVIKTSNGQFTHWISRSKADLVSLMSQTPYGKYPYAGVPWYNTAFGRDGIITALEVLWAAPDLARDVLFFLAANQANTLNESTDAEPGKILHETRDGEMVALNEVPFKQYYGTIDATPLFVILAGEYYDRTGDLETIQKIWSNIVNAINWINQYGDIDDDGFVEYQHKAKNGLTNQGWKDSFDSVFHSNGQLADPPIALCEVQAYVYGAKLHASNLARILDQPKQAETWKNEAKALKEKFNEVFWDKDLNCYVLALDGQKRPCKVKTSNAGQVLFTGIADRSKAKKLVETLMAPDMFSGWGIRTLSTQEFRYNPMSYHNGSIWPHDVALIANGMAKYGFEAEALQLMSGLFDASLYINLQRLPELFCGMDRRAGEGPTAYPVACSPQAWSVGAVYMFLKSVLQIKISPLRKEVSFHKPILPEYLQSIEIKKLRIGDSFVDLEITRHGADNMIGVNWNNTNKEWRLIIVK, from the coding sequence ATGATTACAGACAAAAATCAGACTCAATCATCTGACGAAGACAAATATTATATTACGGCAGAGAGTGTCAATCTGGATGACCGTACGCAGGTACTCAATCATTGTGAAACATTTGGCATCTTTAACCGGTCAGGTGATATTGTTGGTCAGGGCGACGCCGTTCAGGGTATTTATCATCGGGATACCCGGTATATAAACCGTCTGGGTTTAAAAATAAATAATCTGAAACCCATTGTTCTTAGCTCTAATGTAAAAGAAGAGAACGAAATTCTTTCTGTCGATCTGACCAATCCGGAGATGGTATCGATAGATGGAGATACCATGCACCATGGAACTATTCATATTGGCAGAAGCCAGTTGATCCGGTACGGGGTGTTTTATGAGAAGATAGAAATAGAAAATTACAATGCACAGGTTTGCCGAATAGATTTGTCAATAGAGCTAGGGAGTGACTTTAAAGATATCTTTGAGGTAAGAGGACTAAGACGTCAGGAACGCGGTTTATTATATGGCTATGAATATCCTGACAACCGCAGTTTGCGCATGTCCTATCAGGGGTTGGATGATATATTGAGACGGGTAGACATTGCTTTTAGTGATGCCTATGATAAAATTTCAGGTTTTGAGAAAGGAGAGGTGACTTTTCAGTTTTTGTTGCATCCTAAAAAGAAAGTTAGCCTGCATTACTCCATAACATTTGAGGCTGGAAACGAACATACGGAGAAGAAAGATTTTAATGAAGCCCTCAAGCAGGTAGAACCTGATCTGATAAAAACCAAAGCGTACTTTCCGGTTATCAAGACGTCTAATGGGCAGTTTACTCACTGGATCAGTCGTTCCAAGGCCGACTTGGTTTCACTGATGTCACAGACTCCTTATGGAAAATATCCCTATGCGGGTGTACCCTGGTATAATACAGCTTTTGGACGGGATGGAATTATAACTGCATTAGAAGTATTATGGGCTGCTCCGGACCTGGCCAGGGATGTACTCTTCTTTTTGGCTGCCAATCAGGCAAATACATTAAATGAAAGTACAGATGCAGAACCTGGAAAAATATTGCATGAAACCCGTGATGGAGAGATGGTAGCATTGAATGAAGTTCCTTTTAAACAATATTATGGTACCATAGATGCAACACCTCTTTTTGTTATCCTGGCTGGAGAATACTATGACAGAACAGGTGATCTGGAAACCATACAAAAAATATGGTCTAATATTGTAAATGCCATTAACTGGATCAATCAGTATGGAGATATTGATGATGATGGTTTTGTGGAATATCAGCATAAGGCAAAAAATGGGTTGACAAATCAGGGATGGAAAGATAGTTTTGATTCTGTTTTTCATAGCAATGGACAATTGGCAGATCCGCCCATTGCCTTGTGCGAGGTACAAGCCTATGTATATGGAGCGAAACTGCATGCTTCCAATCTTGCCAGAATACTGGATCAACCTAAGCAGGCTGAAACCTGGAAAAACGAGGCGAAAGCGCTGAAAGAGAAATTTAATGAAGTGTTTTGGGATAAAGACCTCAATTGTTATGTACTGGCCCTGGATGGACAGAAAAGGCCTTGTAAGGTGAAAACTTCCAATGCGGGACAAGTACTGTTTACGGGCATTGCCGATCGTTCCAAAGCAAAAAAGCTGGTAGAAACCCTGATGGCTCCGGATATGTTCAGCGGATGGGGAATACGTACTCTGTCTACACAGGAATTTCGTTACAATCCAATGTCCTACCACAACGGTTCTATATGGCCTCATGATGTGGCTCTGATTGCCAATGGTATGGCAAAATATGGTTTTGAAGCGGAAGCTCTGCAGCTCATGTCGGGACTCTTTGATGCATCTTTGTATATCAATCTGCAACGTCTTCCCGAATTATTCTGTGGGATGGATCGTAGAGCTGGAGAAGGACCTACTGCGTATCCGGTTGCCTGCTCACCTCAAGCCTGGTCTGTAGGTGCAGTGTATATGTTTTTAAAATCTGTTCTACAGATTAAGATTTCTCCTCTTCGCAAAGAAGTATCCTTTCATAAACCTATTTTACCAGAATACCTGCAATCTATCGAAATTAAAAAGTTACGTATAGGTGACAGCTTTGTTGATCTGGAGATAACCAGACATGGGGCAGACAACATGATAGGCGTCAACTGGAATAATACGAACAAGGAGTGGAGACTGATTATTGTGAAATAA
- a CDS encoding glycosyltransferase family 4 protein, producing MKIAQIAPLYESVPPKLYGGTERVVSYLTEELIRQGHEVTLFATGDSNTSARLVSHIDEALRLNPGIQDPIAHHIIQMQDVMERAEEFDILHFHNDYLHFPFSATLGKPCITTLHGRLDLPDLQYVYNKFKDRPLVSISDSQRKPLKDVCWAGTVYHGLPLDLYNKGEGKGDYVAFIGRISPEKRPDRAIEIARKAGIKIKMAAKIDKADQPYYQKHIRKLMDQPHVEFIGEIGEAQKGEFLGNAKALLFPIDWPEPFGMVMIEAMACGTPVIAFNNGSVPEIIDHGESGFVVNTIGQAVKALNQIDLLDRKLVRRTFESRFSAGIMAESYLHLFERMIPKKRKRIYMSTEMEKILNTYKTKQAS from the coding sequence ATGAAAATTGCACAAATAGCTCCTTTATATGAGTCGGTGCCGCCTAAATTATATGGAGGAACAGAACGAGTTGTTTCATATTTAACAGAAGAATTAATCAGACAGGGACATGAGGTTACTCTATTTGCCACAGGCGATTCAAACACATCTGCCAGGTTAGTGAGCCATATTGATGAAGCATTGCGGTTAAACCCCGGAATACAAGATCCCATTGCGCACCATATCATACAGATGCAGGATGTTATGGAAAGAGCGGAAGAGTTTGATATCCTGCATTTTCACAACGACTATCTGCATTTTCCTTTTTCGGCTACATTAGGTAAGCCATGCATTACCACACTACATGGCAGATTGGATCTGCCTGATCTGCAATATGTATATAATAAATTTAAGGATCGGCCACTGGTATCTATCTCAGATTCACAGCGAAAACCACTGAAGGATGTTTGCTGGGCTGGGACAGTTTACCATGGATTACCTTTAGATCTATATAACAAAGGAGAGGGTAAAGGAGATTATGTGGCTTTTATCGGAAGAATCTCTCCTGAAAAGAGACCTGATCGTGCTATTGAAATTGCCAGAAAAGCTGGCATAAAAATAAAGATGGCTGCCAAAATTGATAAAGCTGACCAACCCTATTATCAAAAACATATCCGAAAATTGATGGATCAGCCCCATGTCGAGTTTATCGGAGAAATTGGTGAAGCACAAAAGGGTGAATTTCTGGGAAACGCCAAAGCCTTATTGTTCCCTATAGACTGGCCTGAACCTTTTGGGATGGTTATGATTGAAGCTATGGCTTGTGGTACTCCTGTAATTGCGTTCAACAATGGATCAGTTCCTGAAATTATTGATCATGGAGAGAGTGGTTTTGTTGTAAATACAATTGGACAGGCTGTAAAGGCATTAAATCAAATAGACCTTCTGGATCGTAAGCTGGTTCGTAGAACGTTCGAGAGTCGGTTTAGTGCAGGAATTATGGCAGAAAGTTATCTCCACTTGTTTGAAAGAATGATACCAAAAAAGAGAAAACGTATCTACATGTCTACTGAAATGGAAAAGATACTAAATACTTATAAAACAAAACAAGCCAGTTAA
- a CDS encoding DUF2188 domain-containing protein, with protein sequence MPWSKTNYPVSMKNLPVKVRNKAVEIANALLEDRHMEEGIAIATAISRAKDWAVNHDIEIKSKAKDSKITDVKKHGEDRYVIPYENNKWAVKKEGEDKVEQVVITKQEAIQIGKDEARKNNASLTIQGKNGKVQKRISYNPNNQNSQA encoded by the coding sequence ATGCCATGGTCAAAAACTAATTATCCGGTTTCGATGAAGAACCTACCAGTCAAAGTAAGGAACAAAGCAGTGGAAATTGCGAATGCCTTGCTGGAAGACAGACATATGGAAGAAGGAATTGCTATTGCAACGGCTATTAGTCGCGCAAAAGATTGGGCTGTGAATCACGACATTGAAATCAAAAGTAAAGCAAAGGATTCCAAAATTACCGATGTCAAGAAACATGGAGAAGATCGATATGTAATTCCCTATGAAAACAATAAATGGGCTGTTAAAAAAGAAGGAGAAGATAAAGTAGAACAGGTCGTAATTACCAAGCAGGAAGCTATACAGATAGGCAAAGATGAAGCCCGTAAAAATAATGCATCACTTACTATTCAGGGTAAAAATGGTAAGGTACAAAAAAGAATATCCTATAATCCCAATAACCAGAATTCTCAGGCATAA
- a CDS encoding carbamoyltransferase — MYTLGINATFHDSAACLIKDGQLLAAAEEERFTHIKHGKRPIPFSTYELPFHAIDYCLKVADIHLNDVDHFAYSFDPYELLPEQYRNVSVIPIPLHTHLDKPSNEWESEWDPLFLSLIINAPEQLRDGYPHHLQKRFQGALIDRSKWHYVEHHIAHAASAFHVSPYQSAAVMTLDGRGEKATTTYNHGIGNELTRIGQVNMPHSLGLLYERLTTYLGFLHSSDEYKVMALASYGKPVFVKDFEEIIQLEGNGQYQIVNENFIERFGPARLRHEPFTEHHFNLAHSLQKVLENTVVNLADWLYEQTQEENLCMAGGVALNCVMNARIRDKSKFKRLWVQPASGDAGTALGAAIWIDTQQRKATERTFVMDHAYWGPDFSDDEIEKFLQWTKTPYRKLHNVAEEVADMLAEDKIIGWYQGRMEFGPRALGSRSILASPINASMQARLNEVKDREDFRPVAPVVLEEDAPDWFVNAYYSPYMLFIYDVQPDKADKIPAVRHVDGTARIQTINQHQHPLYYELLQAFKKRTGVPVLVNTSFNTLGKPIVCTPRDAVECFWGSPFDALVMGSFLLEKNPQSIYDQAEELSSVSIGV, encoded by the coding sequence ATGTATACTTTAGGTATTAATGCAACTTTTCATGATTCGGCAGCCTGTCTAATCAAGGATGGCCAATTATTGGCTGCCGCAGAAGAAGAACGCTTCACACATATCAAACATGGAAAAAGACCAATTCCTTTTTCTACCTATGAACTACCCTTTCATGCTATTGACTATTGTCTCAAAGTAGCAGATATTCATTTGAATGATGTGGATCATTTTGCCTATTCGTTTGATCCTTATGAGCTGTTGCCGGAACAATATAGGAATGTGTCTGTTATTCCGATACCTCTCCATACTCATTTGGATAAGCCTTCCAATGAGTGGGAATCCGAATGGGACCCTTTGTTTTTATCTCTTATCATTAATGCACCAGAACAATTACGAGACGGATATCCCCATCATTTACAAAAACGTTTCCAGGGTGCCCTGATAGACAGAAGCAAATGGCATTATGTAGAGCATCATATTGCCCATGCAGCCAGCGCATTTCATGTATCTCCCTATCAGAGTGCAGCAGTAATGACGTTGGATGGACGCGGAGAAAAAGCTACTACAACCTATAATCACGGTATAGGAAACGAGTTGACTCGCATAGGCCAGGTAAATATGCCCCACTCACTGGGTTTACTATACGAACGTCTGACAACTTATCTGGGATTTCTCCATTCTTCCGATGAATACAAAGTAATGGCACTGGCTTCCTATGGAAAACCTGTCTTTGTGAAAGACTTTGAAGAGATTATTCAACTGGAAGGAAATGGACAGTATCAAATCGTCAACGAGAATTTTATAGAACGTTTTGGTCCTGCCCGTTTGCGACACGAACCTTTCACCGAACATCATTTTAATCTGGCACATTCCTTACAGAAGGTATTGGAAAACACAGTCGTAAATCTGGCAGACTGGCTATATGAACAAACTCAGGAAGAGAATCTTTGTATGGCAGGTGGTGTAGCACTAAACTGTGTGATGAATGCCCGCATTCGGGATAAAAGTAAATTTAAGCGACTATGGGTTCAGCCGGCTTCCGGAGATGCAGGAACTGCGTTAGGAGCAGCCATCTGGATAGATACCCAACAACGCAAGGCAACAGAACGTACATTTGTCATGGATCACGCCTATTGGGGTCCTGATTTCTCAGATGATGAGATAGAGAAATTTCTACAGTGGACAAAAACTCCCTATCGGAAGTTGCATAATGTGGCCGAAGAAGTAGCCGACATGCTGGCAGAGGATAAGATTATTGGCTGGTATCAGGGAAGAATGGAGTTTGGTCCCAGAGCACTGGGAAGTCGCTCTATCCTCGCCTCTCCTATTAATGCCTCTATGCAGGCACGGCTCAACGAAGTAAAAGATCGGGAGGACTTTCGTCCTGTAGCGCCTGTAGTATTGGAAGAAGATGCTCCTGACTGGTTTGTAAATGCTTATTACTCACCTTATATGCTTTTCATTTATGATGTACAACCTGATAAAGCAGACAAAATTCCGGCAGTTCGGCATGTAGATGGGACCGCACGCATTCAGACTATCAATCAGCATCAACATCCTTTGTATTATGAACTGTTGCAAGCTTTTAAAAAACGCACAGGAGTTCCAGTATTAGTGAATACATCTTTCAATACACTGGGCAAGCCTATTGTGTGTACCCCACGTGATGCAGTTGAATGTTTTTGGGGTTCTCCTTTTGATGCATTGGTGATGGGATCGTTCTTACTTGAAAAGAATCCTCAATCCATCTATGATCAGGCAGAAGAATTATCCAGTGTGTCAATAGGTGTTTAA
- a CDS encoding glycosyltransferase, with amino-acid sequence MKISVVIPTYQRPNLLNTCLEALLRQTFSSESYEIIVVSDGPDDSTAQVVQTWQKNSAVTIHFLSLTYKRGPAAARNLGWRKSHGELIAFTDDDCIPDTNWLTKIWETYKGEEVIAYSGRVVVPVSQDPTDYELNTAGLETAEFVTANCICSRMALVKVGGFDSQFSTAWREDSDLEFKLLENHIPIKQLPQAIIVHPVRKAPWGVSLKEQRKSMFNALLYKKFPRLYRQKIQPGPVWHYYLIIFCFLGLFCGMLTNSSGLALLFLVGWIGCTGWFTWKRLSRTSKSFWHVSEMIVTSALIPFLSIYWTLYGAWRYRVLFF; translated from the coding sequence ATGAAGATCTCCGTTGTTATCCCTACTTACCAACGTCCCAATTTACTTAACACCTGCCTGGAAGCATTATTACGGCAGACTTTTTCCAGCGAATCTTATGAAATCATTGTTGTCAGTGATGGACCTGATGATTCTACAGCACAAGTTGTTCAAACATGGCAGAAAAATTCAGCAGTAACTATTCACTTTTTATCCTTAACCTATAAAAGAGGGCCTGCAGCTGCACGCAATCTAGGTTGGCGAAAATCGCATGGAGAGTTGATTGCATTTACAGACGATGATTGCATCCCAGATACCAATTGGCTAACTAAAATCTGGGAAACTTACAAAGGAGAAGAAGTAATAGCTTACTCAGGCCGGGTTGTTGTTCCTGTATCACAAGATCCTACAGACTATGAACTTAATACAGCAGGGTTGGAAACAGCAGAATTTGTGACTGCCAATTGCATTTGTAGTAGAATGGCTTTGGTAAAAGTAGGTGGTTTTGACTCTCAGTTTTCTACTGCATGGAGAGAAGACAGCGATCTGGAATTTAAGCTACTCGAAAACCATATTCCAATAAAACAATTACCTCAGGCTATTATTGTACATCCGGTTCGTAAAGCACCTTGGGGAGTAAGCTTAAAAGAACAAAGGAAGAGCATGTTTAATGCATTGTTATACAAAAAGTTTCCTCGCTTATATAGACAAAAGATACAACCAGGTCCTGTCTGGCACTACTATCTGATCATTTTCTGCTTTCTGGGATTATTTTGTGGAATGCTGACAAATAGTTCGGGACTAGCGTTGTTGTTTCTGGTTGGATGGATAGGATGTACAGGATGGTTTACCTGGAAACGACTGTCTCGTACGTCCAAATCCTTCTGGCATGTAAGCGAAATGATTGTGACATCTGCACTGATACCTTTTCTTTCTATTTACTGGACTTTGTATGGAGCCTGGCGTTATCGGGTCCTGTTTTTTTAG
- a CDS encoding glycosyltransferase family 9 protein, whose protein sequence is MKIPQNEVRKIIIFRALQLGDLLCAIPAIRALRQTYPQASITLAGLPWAKALVERFSEYFDNFISFPGYPGLPEQIVQPTAFTSFLAEVQAEKFDLALQMQGSGTLVNPMIELFGARYTAGFCVSHDYCPNKELFLEYPNYGHEIERYIRLMNHLGIEEKGLQLEFPLSGKDYEEFAELNLPLDPMHYVCIHPGSRGSWRQWPPKYFAELAEYCKRQGFEVVITGTKDELPIVEEVMSHMQTQAINVAGKTSLGSIGVLIKNAFALISNCTGVSHIASAFQTKSVVISMDGEPERWGPLDKNIHHTIDWTKTFDFGIARVATISLFEEVTFE, encoded by the coding sequence ATGAAAATTCCGCAAAACGAAGTTCGGAAAATAATCATTTTCCGGGCCTTACAACTAGGTGATCTTCTATGTGCTATACCTGCTATCCGGGCTTTACGGCAGACATATCCTCAGGCGTCTATCACACTGGCCGGACTTCCATGGGCTAAAGCATTGGTAGAGCGGTTTTCAGAATATTTTGATAACTTCATCTCTTTTCCTGGCTATCCAGGCCTTCCCGAACAAATCGTTCAACCAACAGCATTTACCTCTTTCCTGGCAGAGGTACAAGCTGAAAAATTTGACCTGGCATTACAAATGCAGGGAAGTGGCACGCTTGTTAATCCAATGATCGAACTATTTGGAGCTCGTTATACAGCCGGATTCTGCGTCAGCCATGATTATTGCCCTAACAAAGAATTATTTCTGGAGTATCCTAATTATGGACACGAAATAGAACGCTACATACGGCTTATGAACCATCTTGGCATCGAAGAAAAAGGCTTACAGCTAGAGTTTCCTTTGTCAGGTAAAGATTATGAAGAATTTGCAGAACTCAATCTCCCTCTCGATCCAATGCATTATGTATGTATTCATCCCGGATCACGGGGTTCATGGAGACAATGGCCGCCCAAATACTTTGCAGAATTGGCAGAATATTGTAAGAGACAGGGTTTTGAGGTAGTCATAACAGGAACTAAAGATGAATTGCCTATAGTAGAAGAAGTCATGAGCCATATGCAAACCCAGGCTATTAATGTGGCAGGTAAAACCAGTTTGGGTAGTATCGGCGTATTGATCAAAAATGCCTTTGCTTTGATTTCCAATTGTACAGGAGTTTCACATATAGCCTCCGCCTTCCAGACAAAAAGTGTGGTAATCAGTATGGATGGAGAGCCTGAACGCTGGGGTCCACTGGATAAAAATATCCATCATACGATTGACTGGACAAAAACCTTTGATTTCGGGATTGCACGTGTCGCTACAATCAGCTTATTCGAAGAAGTGACATTTGAATAA
- a CDS encoding glycosyltransferase family 9 protein encodes MKNKWLECRNVLIIRPDNLGDLIMSTPAIRAVKETLDCKITVLTSSIAAGVAGLLPEIDEVLMYDLPWVKNERVPDSNQFFEVIAELKKRKFDGAILFTVFSQNPLPAAMLAYLAGIPLRLAYCRENPYHLLSDWIPEKEPYSFIRHQVKRDLELVASVGLTTTNDQLSLVVSDDNRSSAIEKLSDAGVDLTKPWLVLHAGVSELKRQYPQQRWIDTGRRIQKELEYQILLTGTLAEKELTDQLAKGIGPNAFSLAGLLSLKEFISLIKMAPVVVSVNTGTIHIAAAVGTPVVVLYAQTNPQHTPWKVPHRVLPFEVPEDLRSKNEVLQYVHQLIYDNVVPMPEPEEVIKHIRSLIAVPALEPSFANPVFLEPILVGSLFYERSYQNGF; translated from the coding sequence ATGAAAAATAAATGGTTGGAGTGCCGGAATGTGTTGATCATTCGACCTGATAATCTGGGAGATCTCATAATGTCTACTCCTGCTATCCGGGCAGTGAAAGAGACATTGGATTGTAAAATTACAGTACTTACTTCTTCTATAGCTGCCGGAGTGGCTGGTTTACTTCCAGAAATAGATGAAGTACTTATGTATGATCTGCCTTGGGTTAAGAATGAACGCGTTCCGGACTCCAATCAATTTTTTGAAGTTATTGCTGAATTAAAGAAAAGAAAATTTGATGGGGCTATACTCTTTACGGTGTTTAGCCAGAATCCCTTGCCTGCAGCTATGCTGGCTTATTTAGCTGGAATCCCTTTACGGTTAGCCTATTGTCGCGAGAATCCTTATCATCTGTTAAGCGATTGGATACCAGAAAAAGAACCTTATTCCTTTATCCGTCATCAGGTAAAGCGTGATCTCGAACTTGTAGCATCTGTCGGTCTCACAACAACTAATGACCAATTGTCGCTTGTTGTTTCAGATGATAATCGTTCAAGTGCCATAGAAAAGTTGTCTGATGCTGGAGTTGATCTTACTAAACCCTGGTTGGTTCTGCATGCTGGTGTAAGTGAACTTAAACGTCAATACCCACAACAACGCTGGATCGATACAGGAAGACGAATACAAAAAGAATTGGAGTATCAGATTTTGTTGACAGGTACACTGGCTGAAAAAGAACTGACTGATCAATTGGCAAAAGGAATAGGCCCAAATGCTTTTTCTCTAGCTGGTTTGCTGTCTCTAAAAGAGTTTATTTCGCTTATCAAAATGGCACCTGTTGTGGTATCGGTTAATACTGGTACTATACATATTGCAGCGGCAGTAGGCACACCTGTGGTAGTTTTGTATGCGCAGACCAATCCACAACATACACCCTGGAAAGTTCCTCATCGGGTATTGCCTTTTGAAGTTCCTGAAGATTTACGAAGTAAAAATGAGGTGCTTCAATATGTACATCAACTGATATATGATAATGTAGTGCCAATGCCAGAGCCTGAAGAGGTAATAAAGCATATCAGATCGCTCATAGCAGTTCCAGCTTTGGAACCCTCTTTTGCAAATCCTGTCTTTTTAGAGCCTATTCTGGTAGGTTCTTTGTTTTATGAAAGATCCTATCAAAATGGGTTTTAA
- a CDS encoding HAD family hydrolase, which yields MQHRAIFLDKDGTLIQDIPYNVDPSKISLLDGVQEGLRELAAKGFLLIVISNQAGVAHGHFTIESLEDVKTKIKHLLSPEEVTVHGFYFCPHHPDGAVSAYAILCECRKPRPGMLLEAAKDFDINLSESWMIGDILHDIEAGKAAGCHTILIDNGNETEWVLTPERTPEFTAKDFREAVSYILTSQTTSYK from the coding sequence ATGCAGCACAGAGCCATTTTTCTGGATAAGGATGGAACATTGATTCAGGATATCCCTTATAATGTAGATCCCTCTAAAATTTCCTTGCTGGACGGTGTTCAGGAAGGGTTGCGGGAACTGGCAGCTAAAGGGTTTTTACTGATTGTTATATCCAATCAGGCAGGAGTGGCTCATGGACATTTTACTATCGAATCGTTAGAGGATGTGAAGACAAAGATTAAACATCTGTTAAGTCCGGAAGAAGTGACAGTACATGGATTTTATTTTTGTCCCCATCATCCTGATGGGGCAGTGAGTGCTTATGCTATTTTATGTGAGTGTCGAAAACCCAGGCCTGGTATGTTGCTTGAGGCTGCGAAGGATTTTGATATAAACCTGTCAGAATCCTGGATGATTGGAGATATCCTACATGATATAGAGGCTGGAAAGGCGGCTGGATGTCATACTATCCTGATTGATAACGGAAATGAAACGGAATGGGTGCTCACACCAGAACGTACACCTGAATTCACTGCAAAGGACTTCAGAGAAGCGGTTTCTTATATTTTAACGAGTCAGACTACCTCTTATAAGTAA